In Ptiloglossa arizonensis isolate GNS036 chromosome 10, iyPtiAriz1_principal, whole genome shotgun sequence, the genomic window CGTGTTGATCCTTCTTCTCTTCGTGTTTACCCTCGATGGTGATACATTTGTCATCCGTTCTGACAGTGATCTCCTCTGGTGCGAATTGTTGCACGTCGACAACTACCCGGTATTTGTCTTGGTCTCTTTCAACTGTCGTCGTGCCTCCAACCTGATGTTCCAGTTGATCTAGTTGATCTATCATGTTCTTCCATGGACGGAAGTATTCCTGGAACGAAGGCATTGGTGGCATCTGCCACATATCGTTCACGGTGGATAGTCGTTTGAAATGTTCTTCCAGATCGCGATGATAGCGGTCCATTTCATCCCACCAATTGCGGAAGAGATCTCTTGATACTAGCGCCATATCGATTGCAGTGAATCTGTACCAAAGAATGCGTAATTTATAGCGAGTAACACTAACGAATACTATGTTTCGTTTTGACAAGAAATCGATTTCAAAGTTCGCGATAGTTTACGCTTAcagttaaaaaatttattacaattctttttaaattaatttaaacaatCGTATGCTTTATTAATAGCAGCAAAACTATTTTCCAATGTTTATTGATCAATACAACGCAAATACGTAGACGCCGACAGACCAATTATAGGGTACGCAGAGAAACGTTGCGTACTTTGAGTTATTACGTGGGCAAATATGCTTCATTAAAGGATACGTTTGATATTTAAACCGCACAAGAAATACTGCGCATAACTTCATTTACCTctatcgcgaataaatcgtaGCAAGCGTTCTTGTGTACGTATTTCGGAAGTGTATTTTTAGAAGC contains:
- the LOC143151846 gene encoding protein lethal(2)essential for life, whose product is MALVSRDLFRNWWDEMDRYHRDLEEHFKRLSTVNDMWQMPPMPSFQEYFRPWKNMIDQLDQLEHQVGGTTTVERDQDKYRVVVDVQQFAPEEITVRTDDKCITIEGKHEEKKDQHGYISRQFVRRYALPQGYDIGHVKPSLSSDGILTITAPRLALPAPGERIIPIERSNAPAIKAT